A section of the Streptomyces sp. Je 1-369 genome encodes:
- a CDS encoding LCP family protein, translated as MRQNSVRKEGARQRAPHASDHGWDEDTDDGSGEGSRSGSRSNSRSGSRSSSRSSSREGGGHSAKSSKSSKSSKSSKGGDEPPENSARHRRGTRGGARPPRRKRRVLRWSATILSVLILGTAGAGYLYYQHLNSNLETDDLNLGEHRAPEPTPNAAGQTPLNILLIGSDARDSKANQKLGGAKNTFGSPPLADVQMLLHLSADRSNMSVVSMPRDTLLQIPKCTDPDDGKVYPETGPKYMTNESLGRGGPGCTVATWEKLTNIHINHFMMVDFSGVVSMADAIGGVPVCVDRNIHSRDSQGHGSGLKLKKGTTEVKGEQALQWLRTRYGFEGGTDISRAKAQHMYMNALVRKLRENTGLTSPNQLRKLAEEATNALKVDDGLGTIKKLYDLGNELKKVPPSRTTMTTMPFDYAGARVVPKPGDAEQLFRLVRDDIPLDGKGKKKKAKEKVSDDPAAADGDIAVQVQNGTRSSAEPPVSGRASVVAQLLAGKGFKKATPDTAAALSEEKTVVRYPSADLEGDAQRVAKALGLPLSAAKKSTDVSGVTLVVGADWREGDAPPKAKKKDDTTPDSADALSGSDKKACMKVDPNFSW; from the coding sequence ATGAGGCAGAACAGCGTGCGTAAGGAGGGGGCGCGACAACGCGCTCCGCACGCAAGTGATCACGGCTGGGACGAGGACACCGACGACGGGTCGGGTGAGGGCTCTCGCAGTGGTTCTCGTAGCAACTCTCGTAGCGGCTCTCGTAGTAGCTCCCGTAGTAGCTCCCGTGAGGGCGGAGGTCACTCCGCGAAGTCCTCCAAGTCCTCGAAGTCCTCGAAGTCCTCGAAAGGCGGCGACGAGCCCCCGGAGAACAGCGCCAGACACCGGCGCGGCACGCGCGGCGGGGCGCGTCCGCCGCGCCGCAAGCGCCGTGTCCTGCGCTGGTCGGCGACGATCCTGTCGGTCCTGATACTCGGGACGGCCGGCGCCGGGTACCTCTACTACCAGCACCTCAACAGCAACCTCGAGACGGACGACCTGAACCTCGGCGAGCACCGGGCCCCCGAGCCCACGCCCAACGCCGCGGGCCAGACCCCGCTGAACATCCTGCTCATCGGGTCGGACGCACGGGACTCCAAGGCGAACCAGAAGCTCGGCGGCGCCAAGAACACGTTCGGTTCCCCGCCCCTCGCGGACGTGCAGATGCTGCTGCACCTCTCGGCCGACCGCTCCAACATGTCGGTCGTGAGCATGCCGCGCGACACCCTGCTGCAGATCCCCAAGTGCACCGATCCGGACGACGGCAAGGTGTATCCGGAGACCGGCCCGAAGTACATGACGAACGAGTCGCTGGGGCGTGGTGGTCCCGGCTGCACGGTCGCCACCTGGGAGAAGCTCACCAACATCCACATCAACCACTTCATGATGGTCGACTTCTCGGGTGTGGTCTCCATGGCGGACGCCATCGGCGGCGTACCCGTCTGCGTGGACAGGAACATCCACTCGCGCGACAGCCAGGGCCACGGCTCGGGCCTGAAGCTGAAGAAGGGCACCACGGAGGTCAAGGGCGAGCAGGCCCTCCAGTGGCTGCGCACGCGGTACGGCTTCGAGGGCGGCACCGACATCAGCCGCGCCAAGGCCCAGCACATGTACATGAACGCGCTGGTCCGCAAGCTCCGCGAGAACACCGGCCTGACCAGCCCCAACCAGCTGCGCAAGCTCGCCGAGGAGGCGACGAACGCGCTGAAGGTGGACGACGGCCTCGGCACCATCAAGAAGCTGTACGACCTGGGCAACGAGCTCAAGAAGGTCCCGCCGAGCCGTACGACGATGACGACGATGCCGTTCGACTACGCCGGTGCGCGCGTCGTCCCCAAGCCCGGCGACGCGGAGCAGCTCTTCCGTCTGGTCCGCGACGACATCCCGCTGGACGGCAAGGGCAAGAAGAAGAAGGCCAAGGAGAAGGTGTCGGACGACCCGGCCGCCGCGGACGGCGACATCGCGGTGCAGGTCCAGAACGGCACCCGCAGTTCCGCCGAGCCGCCGGTCAGCGGCCGGGCGTCCGTCGTGGCACAGCTCCTCGCGGGCAAGGGCTTCAAGAAGGCGACGCCTGACACGGCGGCGGCACTGTCCGAGGAGAAGACGGTCGTCCGCTATCCCAGCGCGGATCTGGAGGGTGACGCGCAGCGGGTCGCCAAGGCCCTCGGGCTGCCGCTCAGCGCGGCGAAGAAGTCGACGGACGTGTCGGGGGTGACGCTGGTCGTCGGTGCCGACTGGCGCGAGGGCGACGCGCCGCCCAAGGCGAAGAAGAAGGACGACACGACGCCGGACTCCGCGGACGCGCTCAGCGGGTCCGACAAGAAGGCGTGCATGAAGGTCGACCCGAACTTCAGCTGGTAA
- a CDS encoding dipeptidase has protein sequence MADLQEEFSATAEAGALDQALVPPDPVPDPALVTAPAPAPGAETVRCASPADRARALLAAHPVADGYSGMPWALRELPWHDFETGDSGLDGDVPRLRAGRVGAQFWSVHVPDGPSGDRTVRTTLEQIDLIKHVVAAHSDALRLARNASETADARNCGRIATLIGPARGVALGDSLGTLRVLHSLGLCVVTLCGTSWAGEGGLTPFGEEVVREMNRLGVLADLSGTSEVTARRVLAVSKAPVVFMRSGARALYDHPANLSDGLLADVGAAKGLVLVPLAAGRTGPTVRTVADHLDHVRRVAGPECVGISGTHDTREAHPEGLSDPLGHVRLIAELVERGWPEADLALLTWGNVQRALRGADFTARSTRERRPASTATIDRLDG, from the coding sequence ATGGCAGACCTGCAGGAGGAATTCAGCGCCACCGCCGAGGCGGGGGCCCTCGATCAGGCCCTCGTCCCGCCCGACCCCGTGCCCGACCCCGCCCTCGTGACCGCGCCCGCACCCGCGCCCGGCGCGGAGACCGTCCGCTGCGCCTCCCCCGCGGACCGGGCCCGCGCCCTGCTCGCCGCCCACCCCGTCGCCGACGGCTACAGCGGCATGCCGTGGGCCCTGCGCGAGCTGCCCTGGCACGACTTCGAGACCGGTGACAGCGGCCTCGACGGCGACGTGCCGCGGCTGCGCGCGGGCCGGGTCGGCGCGCAGTTCTGGTCGGTGCACGTGCCCGACGGGCCGAGCGGCGACCGCACCGTTCGCACGACGCTCGAACAGATCGACCTCATCAAGCACGTCGTCGCCGCCCACTCCGACGCCCTGCGGCTCGCCCGCAACGCGTCGGAGACCGCCGACGCCCGCAACTGCGGCCGCATCGCCACCCTGATCGGCCCGGCCCGCGGCGTCGCGCTCGGCGACTCGCTGGGCACGTTGCGGGTGCTGCACAGCCTGGGCCTGTGCGTGGTCACGCTCTGCGGGACGTCCTGGGCGGGCGAGGGCGGCCTGACGCCGTTCGGCGAGGAGGTCGTCAGGGAGATGAACCGGCTCGGGGTCCTCGCGGACCTGTCCGGCACCTCCGAGGTGACGGCGCGGCGGGTGCTCGCCGTCTCCAAGGCGCCGGTGGTCTTCATGCGCTCGGGGGCCCGCGCCCTGTACGACCATCCGGCGAACCTCTCGGACGGCCTCCTCGCGGATGTCGGCGCCGCCAAGGGCCTCGTCCTCGTCCCGCTCGCCGCCGGGCGGACCGGGCCCACGGTGCGCACGGTCGCGGACCACCTCGACCACGTGCGCCGGGTCGCGGGCCCGGAGTGCGTGGGGATCTCCGGCACGCACGACACCCGTGAGGCGCACCCGGAGGGCCTGTCAGACCCGCTGGGTCACGTGCGGCTGATCGCCGAACTCGTCGAACGCGGCTGGCCCGAGGCCGACTTGGCGCTGCTCACCTGGGGCAACGTACAACGCGCCCTGCGCGGTGCGGACTTCACCGCGCGGTCGACGCGGGAGCGGCGGCCCGCGTCGACGGCGACGATAGACCGACTGGACGGGTGA
- a CDS encoding acyl-CoA dehydrogenase, with translation MAGSADFDLYRPSEEHDMLRDAIRSLAEAKIAPFAAAVDEEARFPQEALDALVANDLHAVHVPESYGGAGADALATVIVIEEVARVCASSSLIPAVNKLGSLPVILSGSEELKKKYMTPLAGGEGMFSYCLSEPDAGSDAAGMKTKAVRDGDFWVLNGVKRWITNAGVSEYYTVMAVTDPEKRSRGISAFVVEKGDEGVSFGAPEKKLGIKGSPTREVYLDNVRIPADRMIGDEGTGFATAMKTLDHTRITIAAQALGIAQGALDYAKGYVKERKQFGKPIADFQGIQFMLADMAMKIEAARQLTYAAAAKSERGDKDLTFQGAAAKCFASDVAMEVTTDAVQLLGGYGYTRDYPVERMMRDAKITQIYEGTNQVQRIVMARNLP, from the coding sequence TTGGCCGGATCGGCTGATTTCGACCTGTACCGCCCGTCCGAGGAGCACGACATGCTCCGCGACGCGATCCGCTCGCTGGCCGAGGCGAAGATCGCGCCGTTCGCCGCAGCGGTGGACGAGGAGGCCCGCTTCCCGCAGGAGGCCCTCGACGCGCTCGTCGCGAACGACCTGCACGCCGTGCACGTCCCGGAGAGCTACGGCGGCGCGGGCGCCGACGCCCTCGCCACGGTCATCGTCATCGAGGAAGTCGCCCGCGTGTGCGCCAGCTCCTCGCTGATCCCCGCCGTCAACAAGCTCGGCTCGCTGCCGGTCATCCTCTCCGGCTCCGAGGAGCTGAAGAAGAAGTACATGACGCCGCTCGCCGGCGGCGAGGGCATGTTCTCGTACTGCCTCTCCGAGCCGGACGCCGGTTCGGACGCGGCGGGCATGAAGACCAAGGCCGTGCGCGACGGCGACTTCTGGGTGCTCAACGGCGTGAAGCGCTGGATCACCAACGCGGGCGTCTCCGAGTACTACACGGTGATGGCCGTCACCGACCCGGAGAAGCGCTCCAGGGGCATCAGCGCGTTCGTCGTCGAGAAGGGCGACGAGGGCGTCTCCTTCGGCGCCCCGGAGAAGAAGCTCGGCATCAAGGGCTCCCCCACCCGCGAGGTCTACCTCGACAACGTCCGCATCCCCGCCGACCGCATGATCGGCGACGAGGGCACGGGCTTCGCGACCGCCATGAAGACCCTGGACCACACCCGCATCACCATCGCGGCCCAGGCTCTCGGCATCGCCCAGGGCGCCCTCGACTACGCCAAGGGCTACGTCAAGGAGCGCAAGCAGTTCGGCAAGCCGATCGCCGACTTCCAGGGCATCCAGTTCATGCTCGCCGACATGGCGATGAAGATCGAGGCCGCCCGCCAGCTGACGTACGCGGCGGCCGCCAAGTCGGAGCGCGGCGACAAGGACCTCACCTTCCAGGGCGCGGCCGCGAAGTGCTTCGCCTCGGACGTCGCGATGGAGGTCACCACGGACGCGGTGCAGCTCCTCGGCGGGTACGGCTACACCCGTGACTACCCGGTCGAGCGCATGATGCGAGACGCGAAGATCACGCAGATTTATGAGGGCACGAACCAGGTCCAGCGCATCGTGATGGCGCGCAACCTGCCGTAG
- a CDS encoding LCP family protein, whose protein sequence is MRVATGFSVTVLAAAGIGHAVVTGLDTGIQRVDAFRDMKNRPESGNGMNVLLVGTDGRDKLSPEDKQKYRLGGAPCHCTDTIMIVHISEDRDRASVVSLPRDSYADLPAHTDRNTRQKHHEHPNKINAAYAEGGPNLTVRTVEHMTKVKIDHYLEVDFTSFMKTVDVLGGVEICTARPLQDSHTGLNLAEGTHLMNGGEALQYVRSRYVDGASDLGRMQRQQRFLAALIAKATGSGVLLNPVKFRDVTLTLLGAVRADNGFGTDEILDLGRAMRGFSPSSSEFTTVPLSDRGTNIPGIGATLVWHPQKSQKLFDALREDRPLAARHGKGRATMVGVAPQQIRVQVDNGTGDPELGKRVDEALRKTGFRTSQLPGNVPGAAARPAERTVVAYDPRWDRSAKALATALPGSELREVRGQGATLKVIAGKDFKEVRRVRAEDVRLGEFGAVTGDQVVCP, encoded by the coding sequence ATGCGCGTGGCGACCGGCTTCTCCGTGACGGTCCTGGCCGCGGCCGGCATCGGGCACGCGGTCGTGACCGGTCTGGACACCGGCATCCAGCGGGTCGACGCCTTCCGGGACATGAAGAACAGGCCCGAGTCGGGCAACGGCATGAACGTGCTGCTCGTCGGCACCGACGGCCGCGACAAGCTCTCGCCCGAGGACAAGCAGAAGTACCGCCTCGGGGGCGCGCCCTGCCATTGCACGGACACGATCATGATCGTGCACATCTCGGAGGACCGGGACCGCGCCAGTGTCGTGAGCCTGCCCCGGGACAGCTACGCGGACCTGCCCGCGCACACCGACAGGAACACGCGCCAGAAGCACCACGAGCACCCCAACAAGATCAACGCGGCGTACGCGGAGGGCGGCCCGAACCTCACGGTGCGCACCGTCGAGCACATGACGAAGGTCAAGATCGACCACTATCTGGAGGTCGACTTCACCAGCTTCATGAAGACCGTGGACGTGCTCGGCGGCGTCGAGATCTGCACGGCACGGCCGCTCCAGGACTCGCACACCGGCCTGAACCTGGCGGAGGGCACGCACCTGATGAACGGCGGTGAGGCGCTCCAGTACGTCCGTTCCCGGTACGTCGACGGGGCGTCCGACCTCGGCCGCATGCAGCGCCAGCAGCGTTTCCTCGCGGCGCTCATCGCCAAGGCGACGGGCAGCGGTGTGCTCCTGAACCCGGTCAAGTTCCGCGACGTGACGCTGACGCTGCTCGGCGCGGTCCGCGCGGACAACGGTTTCGGGACGGACGAGATCCTCGACCTCGGGCGGGCGATGCGGGGCTTCTCGCCGTCGTCGTCGGAGTTCACGACCGTGCCGCTGAGCGACAGGGGGACGAACATCCCGGGCATCGGTGCGACGCTCGTATGGCATCCGCAGAAGTCCCAGAAGCTGTTCGACGCGTTGCGCGAGGACCGTCCGCTCGCGGCCCGCCACGGCAAGGGCAGGGCCACCATGGTCGGCGTCGCACCGCAGCAGATCCGGGTCCAGGTCGACAACGGCACGGGCGACCCGGAGCTCGGGAAGCGGGTCGACGAGGCGCTGCGGAAGACCGGTTTCCGCACCTCGCAGCTGCCGGGGAACGTCCCCGGGGCCGCGGCCAGGCCCGCCGAGCGGACCGTCGTCGCGTACGACCCCCGGTGGGACCGCTCCGCGAAGGCCCTGGCGACGGCCCTGCCGGGGAGCGAGCTGCGCGAGGTGCGGGGACAGGGGGCGACCTTGAAGGTCATCGCGGGGAAGGACTTCAAGGAGGTCCGGCGGGTGCGCGCGGAGGATGTGCGGCTCGGCGAGTTCGGTGCGGTCACCGGGGATCAGGTGGTCTGTCCCTGA
- a CDS encoding glycosyltransferase family 2 protein, whose protein sequence is MNAKSEVQPPAVSVIMPVLNEERHLREAVHAILQQEYAGEMEVVVALGPSTDRTDEIAAELVREDPRVHTVPNPTGRTPAALNAAIKASRHPIVVRVDGHAALSPGYITTAVRLLEETGAMNVGGIMHAEGQNAWEHAVAAAMTSKIGVGNAAFHTGGDAQQAETVYLGVFRREALEQQGGYNEEFIRAQDWELNFRIREAGGMIWFSPELKVSYRPRPSVKALAKQYKDYGRWRHVVARYHEGSINLRYLAPPTAVCAIAAGIVVGAALTPWGFVIPGGYVAAIAAGSVPAGKGLPLKARLRIPVALATMHMSWGWGFLTSPRSLAKRVIASRRPAVLGTTQEA, encoded by the coding sequence ATGAACGCGAAGTCTGAGGTGCAGCCTCCAGCCGTATCCGTGATCATGCCCGTCCTCAACGAGGAGCGGCATCTGCGCGAGGCGGTGCACGCGATCCTGCAGCAGGAGTACGCGGGCGAGATGGAGGTCGTCGTCGCGCTCGGCCCCTCCACCGACCGCACGGACGAGATCGCCGCCGAGCTGGTCCGCGAGGACCCGCGAGTGCACACGGTCCCCAATCCGACGGGGCGCACGCCCGCGGCGCTCAACGCCGCCATCAAGGCATCCCGTCACCCGATCGTGGTGCGCGTCGACGGCCACGCCGCGCTCTCGCCCGGCTACATCACGACGGCCGTCCGCCTCCTGGAGGAGACCGGCGCGATGAACGTCGGCGGCATCATGCACGCCGAGGGACAGAACGCCTGGGAGCACGCGGTCGCCGCCGCCATGACGTCGAAGATCGGCGTGGGCAACGCCGCCTTCCACACCGGCGGCGACGCCCAGCAGGCCGAGACGGTGTACCTGGGCGTGTTCCGCCGCGAGGCGCTCGAGCAGCAGGGCGGGTACAACGAGGAGTTCATCCGCGCCCAGGACTGGGAGCTGAACTTCCGCATCCGCGAGGCCGGCGGCATGATCTGGTTCTCGCCCGAGCTGAAGGTCTCGTACCGCCCGCGGCCGAGCGTGAAGGCGCTCGCCAAGCAGTACAAGGACTACGGCCGGTGGCGCCACGTCGTCGCCCGCTACCACGAAGGCTCCATCAACCTCCGCTACCTCGCGCCGCCGACCGCGGTCTGCGCGATCGCCGCGGGCATCGTCGTCGGCGCGGCCCTCACACCGTGGGGCTTCGTGATCCCCGGCGGCTACGTCGCGGCCATCGCCGCCGGGTCCGTCCCCGCGGGCAAGGGCCTGCCCCTGAAGGCACGCCTGCGGATCCCGGTGGCCCTCGCGACCATGCACATGTCGTGGGGCTGGGGCTTCCTCACCAGCCCGCGCTCGCTGGCCAAGCGCGTCATCGCCTCACGCCGCCCGGCGGTCCTGGGGACGACGCAGGAGGCGTGA
- a CDS encoding LCP family protein, whose product MSDWPDDQGGGRGHGRGSGNSQPEGARAMRHIQRGRPSRPAGPPPGGVPQQSGYDDGYDEPRGNGQPYGDARDQVFEPRAARQDPYAQNQDQGYDSGYNTGQVYGRPGPGDGGGDGRPTRAPRPAPNWRKRIKWTAITLVSVLVVTSVITYFWADSKLKREVDLSKVIERPEGGDGTNYLIVGSDSREGMTAEDKKRLHTGSADGKRTDSMMILHVADDGGNTMISLPRDSNVTIPSFKGAESGKLYPNQGRQTKLNAAYAEDGPELLVRTVEYNTGLKIDHYAEIGFGGFAKIVDAVGGVEMDIPKAFKDKWSGADFEKGKQTLDGQEALAFVRTRHAFSSDLERTKNQQKFLAALAHQAATPGTVMNPFKLYPTMGAGLDTLVVDKDMGLLDVASMFWAMKGVTGGDGTSMNMPISGSAGSNLVWDKAKVKQLVKELNNDEKVTVSDNR is encoded by the coding sequence ATGAGCGATTGGCCTGACGATCAGGGTGGCGGCCGGGGACACGGCCGCGGCAGCGGCAACTCCCAGCCCGAGGGAGCCCGTGCGATGCGGCACATCCAGCGTGGCCGGCCCTCCCGTCCGGCCGGACCACCGCCCGGCGGGGTCCCGCAGCAGTCCGGGTACGACGACGGGTACGACGAGCCGCGCGGCAACGGCCAGCCGTACGGCGACGCCCGCGACCAGGTCTTCGAGCCGCGCGCCGCGCGCCAGGACCCGTACGCGCAGAACCAGGACCAGGGCTACGACAGCGGCTACAACACCGGCCAGGTCTACGGCAGGCCCGGCCCGGGCGACGGCGGCGGCGACGGACGCCCGACCCGCGCCCCGCGTCCCGCGCCGAACTGGCGCAAGCGGATCAAGTGGACCGCGATCACGCTGGTCAGCGTGCTGGTCGTGACCTCGGTCATCACGTACTTCTGGGCCGATTCCAAGCTCAAGCGCGAGGTCGACCTCTCCAAGGTCATCGAGCGGCCCGAGGGCGGCGACGGCACGAACTACCTGATCGTGGGCTCCGACAGCCGCGAGGGCATGACCGCCGAGGACAAGAAGCGCCTCCACACGGGCTCGGCCGACGGCAAGCGCACCGACTCGATGATGATCCTGCACGTCGCGGACGACGGCGGGAACACGATGATCTCGCTCCCCCGCGACTCGAACGTCACCATCCCCTCGTTCAAGGGCGCCGAGTCCGGCAAGCTCTACCCGAACCAGGGCCGCCAGACGAAGCTCAACGCGGCGTACGCGGAGGACGGGCCCGAGCTGCTCGTGCGGACCGTCGAGTACAACACCGGTCTGAAGATCGACCACTACGCGGAGATCGGCTTCGGCGGCTTCGCCAAGATCGTGGACGCGGTCGGCGGCGTCGAGATGGACATCCCCAAGGCCTTCAAGGACAAGTGGTCGGGCGCCGACTTCGAGAAGGGCAAGCAGACGCTCGACGGCCAGGAGGCCCTGGCCTTCGTCCGCACCCGGCACGCCTTCTCCAGCGACCTGGAGCGTACGAAGAACCAGCAGAAGTTCCTCGCGGCCCTGGCCCACCAGGCGGCGACGCCCGGCACGGTCATGAACCCGTTCAAGCTCTACCCGACGATGGGCGCGGGCCTGGACACGTTGGTCGTCGACAAGGACATGGGCCTGCTCGACGTGGCCTCCATGTTCTGGGCCATGAAGGGCGTGACCGGCGGTGACGGCACGTCGATGAACATGCCGATCTCGGGCTCCGCCGGCAGCAACCTCGTCTGGGACAAGGCCAAGGTCAAGCAGCTCGTCAAGGAGCTCAACAACGACGAGAAGGTGACGGTCTCGGACAACCGGTGA
- a CDS encoding VOC family protein, translated as MDMDMTEPVTEPIARLRNVVLDCPDPRALAEFYAALIGGTIEEDGDWVDLVSPGRVKVSFQKVVGLRPPEWPRSDVNAQQVHLDLDAGRTIEEIDAAQEKVLALGATPLDLDDDGGKRDFRVYADPAGHPFCLCKIP; from the coding sequence ATGGACATGGATATGACGGAACCCGTGACGGAACCCATCGCCCGCCTGCGCAACGTCGTCCTGGACTGCCCGGACCCGCGCGCACTCGCCGAGTTCTACGCCGCCCTCATCGGCGGCACCATCGAAGAGGACGGGGACTGGGTCGACCTCGTGTCACCCGGCCGCGTCAAAGTGTCGTTCCAGAAGGTGGTGGGCCTGCGCCCGCCGGAGTGGCCCCGTTCCGACGTCAACGCGCAACAGGTCCACCTGGACCTGGACGCCGGGCGCACCATCGAGGAGATCGACGCCGCCCAGGAGAAGGTGCTCGCGCTCGGCGCGACGCCCCTCGACCTGGACGACGACGGAGGCAAGCGCGACTTCCGCGTCTACGCCGACCCCGCGGGGCACCCGTTCTGCCTCTGCAAGATCCCCTGA
- a CDS encoding UDP-glucose dehydrogenase family protein → MAPKITVIGTGYLGATHAAAMAELGFEVLGLDVVPEKIEMLQRGEVPMYEPGLEELLRKHVAGIEGASGRLRFTMDWAEVADFGDVHFICVNTPQKHGEYACDMSYVDNALESLAKHLTKSALVVGKSTVPVGSADRLATRLAELAPAGDEVELAWNPEFLREGFAVKDTLHPDRIVVGVRSERAEKLLREVYAAPIGEGSPFVVTDFPTAELVKTSANSFLATKISFINAMAEVCEAAGGDVVKLAEALGHDDRIGKKFLRAGIGFGGGCLPKDIRAFMARAGELGADQALTFLREIDSINMRRRGQMVEMAREALGGGSFLGKRVAVLGATFKPDSDDVRDSPALNVAGQIHLQGGQVTVYDPKGMANARRLFPTLGYAETALDAVRGADVVLHLTEWREFRELDPAELAAAATAPLILDGRNALDPETWRAAGWTYRAMGRPAA, encoded by the coding sequence ATGGCCCCCAAGATCACCGTGATCGGTACCGGCTATCTCGGCGCCACGCACGCCGCGGCCATGGCCGAGCTCGGCTTCGAGGTGCTGGGTCTTGACGTCGTGCCCGAGAAGATCGAGATGCTCCAGCGGGGCGAGGTCCCCATGTACGAGCCCGGTCTCGAGGAGCTCCTGCGCAAGCACGTCGCGGGCATCGAAGGAGCCAGCGGGCGGCTGCGCTTCACGATGGACTGGGCGGAGGTCGCGGACTTCGGCGACGTCCACTTCATCTGCGTGAACACCCCGCAGAAGCACGGCGAGTACGCGTGCGACATGTCGTACGTCGACAACGCCCTGGAGTCCCTCGCCAAGCACCTCACCAAATCCGCGCTGGTCGTCGGCAAGTCCACCGTCCCGGTCGGCAGCGCGGACCGGCTCGCCACCCGCCTCGCGGAGCTCGCCCCCGCGGGCGACGAGGTCGAACTCGCCTGGAACCCCGAGTTCCTGCGCGAGGGCTTCGCCGTCAAGGACACGCTGCACCCCGACCGCATCGTCGTCGGCGTGCGCAGCGAGCGCGCGGAGAAGCTGCTGCGCGAGGTGTACGCGGCGCCCATCGGCGAGGGCTCACCGTTCGTCGTCACCGACTTCCCGACCGCTGAGCTCGTCAAGACCTCCGCGAACTCGTTCCTCGCCACGAAGATCTCCTTCATCAACGCCATGGCCGAGGTCTGCGAGGCCGCCGGCGGCGACGTCGTGAAGCTCGCGGAGGCCCTCGGCCACGACGACCGCATCGGCAAGAAGTTCCTGCGGGCCGGCATCGGCTTCGGCGGCGGCTGCCTGCCCAAGGACATCCGCGCGTTCATGGCGCGGGCCGGCGAGCTCGGCGCCGACCAGGCCCTGACGTTCCTGCGCGAGATCGACTCCATCAACATGCGGCGGCGCGGCCAGATGGTCGAGATGGCGCGCGAGGCGCTCGGCGGCGGCTCCTTCCTCGGCAAGCGGGTCGCGGTCCTCGGCGCCACGTTCAAGCCGGACTCGGACGACGTACGCGACTCCCCGGCCCTGAACGTGGCCGGTCAGATCCACCTCCAGGGCGGCCAGGTGACCGTCTACGACCCCAAGGGCATGGCGAACGCCCGCCGCCTGTTCCCCACCCTCGGGTACGCGGAAACGGCCCTGGACGCCGTCCGCGGCGCCGACGTCGTCCTGCACCTCACCGAGTGGCGCGAGTTCCGCGAGCTCGACCCCGCGGAGCTCGCCGCCGCCGCGACCGCCCCGCTCATCCTGGACGGCCGCAACGCCCTGGACCCCGAGACGTGGCGGGCCGCGGGCTGGACGTACCGCGCGATGGGCAGGCCCGCAGCCTAA
- a CDS encoding acyl-CoA thioesterase: MTDQAPNPESEIPGKPTSASRTTLSHIMTHNDTNLLGTVHGGVIMKLVDDAAGAVAGRHSGGPAVTASMDEMVFLEPVRVGDLVHVKAQVNWTGRSSMEVGVRVLAERWNESTPAQQVGSAYLVFAAVDADGKPRTVPPVVPETDRDRRRYQEAQIRRTHRLARRRAIKELRESRAAEGFDD, from the coding sequence ATGACAGACCAGGCTCCCAATCCGGAATCGGAGATTCCGGGCAAGCCGACCTCAGCGTCCCGCACCACGCTCAGCCACATCATGACCCACAACGACACCAACCTCCTCGGCACGGTGCACGGTGGCGTGATCATGAAACTGGTGGACGACGCCGCGGGCGCCGTCGCCGGACGCCACTCCGGCGGCCCCGCGGTCACCGCGTCCATGGACGAGATGGTGTTCCTGGAGCCGGTCAGGGTCGGAGACCTGGTTCATGTGAAGGCTCAGGTGAACTGGACCGGGCGCAGCTCCATGGAGGTCGGCGTCCGGGTCCTCGCCGAGCGCTGGAACGAGTCGACGCCCGCCCAGCAGGTCGGCTCCGCCTACCTGGTCTTCGCCGCGGTCGACGCGGACGGCAAGCCCCGCACGGTCCCCCCGGTCGTCCCCGAGACCGACCGCGACCGCCGCCGCTACCAGGAGGCCCAGATCCGCCGCACCCACCGCCTGGCCCGCCGCCGAGCGATCAAGGAGCTGCGGGAGTCCCGGGCGGCCGAGGGCTTCGACGACTAA